One genomic segment of Primulina tabacum isolate GXHZ01 chromosome 9, ASM2559414v2, whole genome shotgun sequence includes these proteins:
- the LOC142556560 gene encoding uncharacterized protein LOC142556560 has translation MGILSGKYLSLDGGPAEARLNLFRGRYAEGESRYSLSHSTVKKATDLYVNIAKKYGIRPVSLAVAFVLRHPLVASVVFGATKIWQLQEVLDGCKVDLIPEIVTENRQGSFRISDSMSLKDV, from the exons ATGGGCATTCTGTCTGGGAAGTATCTCTCTCTTGATGGAGGTCCAGCTGAAGCTCGTCTGAATCTTTTCAGAG GGAGGTATGCCGAAGGGGAGTCAAGATACAGCCTTTCACATTCTACTGTAAAAAAAGCTACCGAT CTGTATGTCAACATCGCCAAGAAATATGGCATCCGTCCTGTCTCTCTCGCAGTAG CCTTTGTTTTGCGACACCCTCTTGTGGCCAGCGTTGTATTTGGTGCTACTAAGATCTGGCAACTCCAAGAGGTACTCGACGGTTGCAAGGTGGATCTTATTCCAGAAATAGTTACCGAAAATCGACAGGGTTCATTCCGCATTTCTGATTCCATGTCCCTGAAAGACGTCTAA